A stretch of the Aminipila terrae genome encodes the following:
- a CDS encoding DUF1836 domain-containing protein yields the protein MDELKELRRILKEQRPNNWEDIPDIDLYMDQVLNYMVRQHIGLESGESLTSAMVNNYIKKELLPRAKGKRYERKHVAYLTAICLFKQILSVDSTKELLKSQLSDEDIKTFYEKYCIKLDQEYNAVAEKIDENMTKQDISELVLELAISSYAQKIACERLLELLV from the coding sequence ATGGATGAACTAAAAGAATTGAGAAGAATTCTGAAAGAACAGAGGCCGAATAACTGGGAAGATATACCTGATATTGATTTATATATGGATCAGGTTTTAAATTACATGGTCAGACAGCATATCGGACTGGAGAGCGGTGAATCTTTAACTTCTGCTATGGTTAATAATTATATAAAAAAAGAGCTTTTACCAAGGGCTAAGGGCAAAAGGTACGAAAGGAAACACGTTGCTTATCTGACTGCTATCTGTTTGTTTAAACAAATTTTATCAGTTGATTCTACAAAAGAGCTTCTGAAAAGTCAGTTGTCTGATGAGGACATAAAAACATTTTATGAGAAATATTGTATAAAGCTAGACCAAGAGTATAATGCTGTAGCAGAAAAAATTGATGAAAATATGACAAAGCAAGATATTTCCGAGCTAGTTTTAGAACTGGCTATTTCAAGTTATGCCCAGAAAATAGCTTGTGAGAGGTTATTGGAATTACTTGTTTAG
- a CDS encoding DUF6774 domain-containing protein, with the protein MNSCELVSAITALAIIIANETPNDDELSVLASSFNQLGDTLATIAAQRELQKNRNESSEKSTPTE; encoded by the coding sequence ATGAATTCATGTGAATTGGTATCTGCCATAACTGCTCTTGCCATAATAATTGCAAACGAAACACCTAATGATGATGAATTGAGTGTTTTAGCTTCATCATTTAACCAGCTCGGTGATACATTAGCTACCATTGCCGCACAACGTGAATTACAGAAAAATCGAAATGAATCATCGGAAAAATCTACACCAACTGAATAA
- a CDS encoding YmaF family protein encodes MSNNQQGFTFPNQFECPREQSHVHEVLGSVEIAEPNTDPHNHRFASVTGQVIPIRGNNHIHELNFRTDFYEDHFHEFCGKTGPAIPVGDDRHVHFLESVTLVSEGHRHEFRVATLINDPIGD; translated from the coding sequence ATGTCAAATAATCAGCAAGGCTTTACTTTTCCAAATCAATTTGAATGCCCAAGGGAACAAAGCCATGTTCATGAAGTCCTTGGCAGTGTAGAGATTGCAGAACCGAATACAGATCCTCATAATCATCGTTTTGCTTCAGTTACTGGCCAGGTAATCCCCATTCGTGGAAATAATCACATTCATGAACTAAATTTCCGTACTGACTTTTATGAAGATCATTTTCATGAGTTTTGCGGAAAAACGGGTCCAGCTATTCCAGTAGGCGATGACAGGCATGTGCATTTTTTAGAGTCAGTAACTTTGGTAAGTGAAGGGCACAGACATGAGTTCAGAGTGGCCACTCTTATAAATGACCCGATTGGTGACTGA
- a CDS encoding GNAT family N-acetyltransferase has protein sequence MIKTARLDIVEAVESEIQTIIAIEEHKENRDYLWIGTYEEHLNEISDPNHLLLVFKEHDEKKIVGYALIRLDFKSNIFEIRRIAIVEKGIGYGKESMIALIKYAFEQTKTNRLWLDVYPDNLGGIKLYENLRMHKDGVLRQNYKADRGYLDQIIYSILREEYGEWKNNFF, from the coding sequence ATGATAAAAACTGCACGGCTGGATATAGTTGAAGCTGTTGAGAGTGAAATTCAAACGATTATTGCCATTGAGGAACATAAGGAAAATAGAGACTATCTTTGGATAGGAACATATGAGGAACACTTAAATGAAATAAGTGATCCCAACCATTTATTATTAGTATTTAAAGAACATGATGAGAAAAAAATAGTCGGTTATGCCCTAATAAGACTTGACTTTAAATCAAATATATTTGAAATCAGAAGAATTGCCATAGTTGAAAAAGGAATTGGTTATGGGAAGGAATCAATGATTGCATTAATAAAATACGCATTTGAACAAACCAAGACAAACCGGCTATGGCTTGATGTTTACCCTGATAATTTAGGAGGAATAAAATTATACGAAAATTTAAGAATGCATAAAGACGGGGTGCTAAGACAAAATTATAAAGCTGACAGAGGATATTTAGACCAGATTATATACTCTATTCTTAGAGAAGAGTATGGAGAATGGAAAAATAACTTCTTCTAA
- a CDS encoding homocysteine S-methyltransferase family protein produces the protein MKNIFNTNEYVILDGAMGTMLQNSGLELGERPEILAITHPEKITAVHGMYVESGANLIYANTFGANAHKLAGFGYTVKEVITAGIKAAKKACEGSDTLVALDIGPLGELLEPAGTLSFEGAYELFKEMVVAGTDAGADVIVFETMTDLYEVKAGVLAAKENSSLPVMVSMTFESNHRTFAGCTIEAMAMTLEGLGVDAIGINCSLGPVEIFPIAKELCSNTRLPVFVKPNAGLPNLKTGGYDINPDQFAEQMLSYHDIGISMLGGCCGTSPEYIREIVSRFNNLRTKAADRIGQYVPSLRVCSPTTTVNVDHVTIVGETINPMGRKFIKQAYLCDDMDTILACAVEQVENGAEILDVNAGMPGIDETAMLCKVVKLLQSVVDAPILLDSQNPEALEAALRVYNGKPMINSTNADKDLMDKIFPLAKKYGAAIVGLTLDEEGIPETAEKRFELAERIVRTGLSYGIHKEDMVIDCLTLAASVQQKEASETPKAIKMIKEQLGVRILLGVSNISFGLPQREIINRNFLTLAMNAGLDMPIMNPKDQGMKESIYAYNVLAGKDEGAKNYIEKFAKPEGTPDNGLGGKGIKNNESTSVDIFHAIRKGLKNETKIATENLLESMEEMAVINEKLIPALDVLGTLFEKGDIFLPQLIQGAQAAQAGFEVVNKRLAAKDTETVNRGKIVLATVKGDIHDIGKNIVKIILQNYGYQIIDLGRDVASDVVIEAVKKHDVKLVGLSALMTTTLKSMEETIQALHKERPDCKILVGVPF, from the coding sequence TTGAAAAATATTTTTAATACAAATGAATATGTAATACTGGATGGAGCTATGGGCACTATGCTTCAAAACAGCGGATTAGAGTTAGGTGAAAGACCGGAAATACTTGCTATTACCCATCCTGAAAAGATAACAGCAGTACATGGGATGTATGTAGAAAGTGGAGCAAATCTTATTTACGCTAATACTTTTGGCGCAAATGCACATAAACTGGCAGGGTTTGGATATACCGTGAAAGAAGTAATCACAGCAGGAATAAAAGCCGCTAAAAAAGCCTGTGAAGGCTCAGATACTCTGGTGGCTTTAGATATAGGGCCTTTAGGAGAATTACTGGAGCCTGCCGGGACACTGTCCTTTGAAGGTGCATATGAACTATTTAAAGAAATGGTTGTGGCAGGAACTGACGCTGGAGCTGATGTTATTGTTTTTGAAACAATGACAGATTTGTACGAGGTGAAAGCGGGAGTTTTAGCAGCAAAAGAAAATTCCAGTCTGCCTGTTATGGTATCCATGACCTTTGAAAGTAATCACAGAACTTTTGCAGGATGTACAATCGAAGCCATGGCAATGACTCTGGAAGGACTTGGGGTGGATGCTATAGGCATTAACTGTTCCTTAGGGCCTGTGGAAATATTCCCTATCGCAAAGGAGCTTTGCAGTAACACACGACTGCCAGTTTTTGTGAAACCCAATGCGGGACTTCCGAATTTAAAAACAGGAGGATATGATATTAACCCGGATCAATTTGCAGAGCAGATGCTTTCCTATCATGACATAGGAATCTCAATGCTGGGAGGATGCTGTGGGACCTCTCCGGAATATATCAGAGAGATTGTTTCAAGATTTAACAACCTAAGAACAAAGGCTGCGGACAGAATTGGGCAATATGTTCCTTCTTTGAGAGTATGTTCTCCAACCACCACTGTGAACGTAGACCATGTTACCATCGTAGGTGAGACTATTAATCCTATGGGTAGAAAGTTTATCAAACAGGCTTATTTATGTGATGATATGGATACAATTCTGGCCTGTGCCGTTGAACAGGTAGAAAATGGGGCAGAGATTTTAGATGTAAATGCAGGAATGCCGGGGATAGATGAAACAGCCATGCTGTGCAAAGTTGTAAAACTGCTTCAGTCGGTGGTAGATGCACCTATATTATTAGATTCGCAAAATCCAGAGGCTTTAGAAGCTGCCCTGCGTGTTTACAATGGTAAACCCATGATAAATTCTACAAATGCGGATAAAGACTTGATGGATAAAATATTCCCACTTGCTAAAAAGTATGGAGCTGCAATCGTTGGTCTGACTCTAGATGAAGAGGGAATACCGGAAACAGCAGAAAAACGGTTTGAACTGGCTGAGCGCATAGTACGGACAGGACTTTCCTATGGAATTCACAAAGAAGATATGGTCATTGACTGTTTAACTCTGGCAGCTTCTGTTCAGCAAAAGGAGGCTTCGGAGACACCAAAGGCTATAAAGATGATAAAGGAACAGCTTGGGGTCAGGATTCTACTGGGAGTTTCCAATATTTCATTTGGATTGCCTCAGAGAGAGATTATAAACCGAAACTTTTTAACACTGGCCATGAATGCCGGGTTGGATATGCCTATTATGAATCCAAAAGACCAGGGAATGAAGGAATCTATTTACGCTTACAATGTTTTAGCAGGAAAGGATGAGGGCGCTAAAAACTACATTGAAAAGTTTGCAAAACCTGAAGGCACTCCTGATAATGGCTTAGGTGGAAAGGGTATAAAGAATAATGAAAGTACTTCTGTTGATATTTTCCATGCAATCAGAAAAGGTCTTAAGAATGAAACCAAGATTGCTACAGAAAACTTATTGGAAAGTATGGAGGAAATGGCTGTAATAAATGAAAAGCTAATTCCTGCACTTGATGTACTGGGCACACTTTTTGAGAAAGGTGACATTTTCCTTCCTCAGTTAATACAGGGAGCACAGGCTGCTCAGGCAGGGTTTGAGGTAGTAAATAAAAGGCTGGCAGCTAAAGATACAGAAACCGTCAACCGTGGAAAGATTGTCCTGGCAACGGTGAAAGGAGATATTCATGATATAGGAAAAAATATAGTCAAAATTATACTGCAGAATTATGGATATCAGATTATTGATTTGGGACGTGATGTAGCTTCAGATGTGGTAATTGAAGCTGTGAAGAAGCATGATGTTAAGCTTGTAGGTCTTAGTGCATTAATGACGACCACCCTGAAAAGTATGGAGGAAACTATACAGGCACTTCATAAAGAACGACCTGATTGTAAAATTCTGGTGGGGGTGCCGTTTTAA
- a CDS encoding O-acetylhomoserine aminocarboxypropyltransferase/cysteine synthase family protein produces the protein MREIEKMSFETKCVHGAYKAESGQPQVLPIVQNTTYRYYDSKDVAELFDLDSPNFMYTRLGSPTVNALEEKMALLEGGTAGIAASSGMAASFITICNICQAGDHVISATNIYGGTHNLFGVSLKKLGIDVTFIDQDLPLEEILKSARPETKAIFGETIGNPALSVLDFEKFSKAAKTMGVPFIVDNTLASPALCRPIEHGADIVIQSTTKYADGHASCVGGVVVEAGTFDWAASGKFPGMVEPDESYHGLSFYNKFKDQSFTLRLRAVMLRDFGCTMAPMNAYLTHQGLQTLHLRMERHCENALALAEFLKNHEMTDWVIYPGLKGDKYYDLSQKYLPDGAGGVLCFGVKGGKAAGEKFLSHLKLTSIVVHVGDIRTSVLHPASTTHRQLSEEEQIAGGIRPELIRVSVGLESISDIKADFDQALKAVK, from the coding sequence ATGAGGGAGATAGAAAAAATGTCATTTGAAACAAAATGTGTACATGGAGCATATAAAGCTGAAAGCGGTCAGCCTCAGGTACTGCCTATCGTGCAGAATACCACTTACAGATACTATGATTCCAAAGACGTTGCAGAATTATTTGATCTTGACAGTCCCAACTTTATGTATACCCGCCTGGGAAGTCCTACTGTAAATGCCCTTGAAGAGAAAATGGCTCTTCTTGAAGGGGGTACAGCAGGAATTGCTGCTTCTTCTGGTATGGCAGCCAGCTTTATAACAATCTGTAACATTTGTCAGGCTGGAGACCATGTTATCTCAGCAACAAATATTTACGGGGGTACACATAACTTATTTGGCGTATCTTTGAAAAAACTAGGTATTGATGTAACTTTTATAGATCAGGACCTGCCTCTTGAAGAAATATTAAAATCAGCAAGACCAGAGACAAAGGCTATCTTTGGGGAGACAATTGGAAATCCCGCTTTAAGTGTTCTGGACTTTGAGAAATTTTCTAAAGCAGCTAAAACTATGGGCGTTCCTTTTATCGTAGATAACACTTTAGCCTCCCCAGCCCTTTGCAGGCCGATTGAACACGGTGCTGATATTGTTATTCAGTCCACAACAAAATATGCAGATGGCCATGCAAGCTGTGTGGGAGGAGTTGTGGTGGAAGCCGGTACCTTTGACTGGGCAGCTTCCGGAAAATTTCCGGGAATGGTTGAACCAGATGAAAGCTATCATGGCCTGTCTTTCTATAATAAATTTAAAGATCAGTCCTTTACTTTACGTCTTCGGGCCGTCATGCTCAGAGACTTCGGCTGTACTATGGCCCCCATGAATGCTTATCTGACTCACCAGGGCTTGCAGACACTTCATCTCAGAATGGAACGTCACTGTGAAAATGCCCTTGCTTTGGCAGAGTTCTTAAAAAATCATGAAATGACAGACTGGGTTATATATCCAGGACTCAAAGGAGATAAATATTATGATTTATCTCAAAAATATTTACCTGATGGTGCAGGTGGGGTTCTATGCTTTGGGGTTAAAGGTGGTAAGGCGGCAGGAGAAAAGTTTCTTTCCCACCTGAAACTTACCAGTATCGTCGTACACGTTGGAGATATCCGGACTTCAGTGCTTCATCCAGCAAGCACTACCCACAGGCAGCTTTCTGAAGAAGAGCAGATCGCAGGTGGCATCAGACCTGAACTGATTCGGGTGTCCGTAGGTCTTGAATCAATTTCAGACATAAAAGCTGATTTTGATCAGGCATTAAAAGCAGTAAAATAA
- a CDS encoding fructose-1,6-bisphosphatase → MFEEKYLKLLSREYPNIEKASAEIINLRAILSLPKGTEYFLSDLHGEHEAFIHMVKSASGVIRSKIDEIFEKRLPEKERDKLASLIYNAEAELERRQREESDFNEWCRVTIYRLIEVCKSVSTKYTRSKVRKRLPKDSAYIIDELLHADDESNKTHYYNEIINSIVECQVAEQFIIELSDTISRLAVDRLHIIGDIFDRGAHPDYIMEYLMKFHDVDFQWGNHDIVWMGAATGNWACITNVIRMNISYNNFDMLEIGYGINLRPLAVFAAKVYVDDPCTYFAPHMLDRNTFDPVDEQLASKMHKAIAIIQHKVEGQRIMSHPEYKMDHRLILDKIDSQKGTIRIKDMEWELRDTNFPTIDPTDPYKLTEEENLLMNTLEASFLESEKLQEHIKFLYSHGAMYKCVNGNLLYHGCIPMTEEGEFEDVTLNGSTHKGKAFMDYLDDEVRKAYFNPLASDETGISGDIMWYLWLGSKSPLFGKDQMTTFERSFIADKKSHKEYTVPYYKLVNNRETCEKILKEFGLNPDTSHILNGHVPVKIKDGESPVRGGGKLFIIDGGISKAYQKQTGIAGYTFIFNSRFMALAEHKPYSPMKEDGSQEFHAPTIKIVENMPVRLTVKTSDIGEDLQLQVEDLKNLVRAYRSGLIKESK, encoded by the coding sequence ATGTTTGAAGAAAAATATTTAAAGTTGTTGTCCAGAGAGTACCCCAATATTGAGAAAGCATCTGCAGAAATTATAAATCTAAGAGCAATCTTGAGTCTGCCTAAGGGGACCGAATATTTTTTAAGTGACTTACATGGAGAACATGAAGCATTTATTCATATGGTCAAAAGTGCATCCGGTGTTATCCGGTCAAAGATTGATGAAATTTTTGAAAAACGTCTGCCGGAAAAAGAAAGAGACAAGCTGGCATCACTTATTTATAATGCTGAGGCAGAGCTTGAGAGAAGACAAAGAGAAGAAAGCGATTTCAATGAATGGTGTCGTGTAACTATTTACAGACTGATTGAAGTGTGCAAGTCCGTTTCTACAAAATATACCAGATCAAAGGTAAGGAAAAGATTACCGAAAGACAGTGCATACATCATTGATGAACTTTTACATGCTGACGATGAATCCAATAAAACCCATTATTATAATGAAATCATTAATTCTATTGTGGAATGCCAGGTGGCAGAGCAGTTTATCATCGAATTGTCAGATACCATCAGCAGGCTTGCAGTGGACAGATTACATATAATCGGAGATATTTTTGACAGAGGAGCGCATCCGGACTATATCATGGAATACCTGATGAAATTTCATGATGTTGACTTCCAGTGGGGAAATCATGACATTGTCTGGATGGGTGCTGCAACAGGAAACTGGGCATGTATAACAAATGTTATAAGAATGAATATCAGCTATAACAATTTTGACATGCTTGAAATTGGATATGGTATAAATTTAAGGCCTTTAGCTGTTTTTGCAGCCAAAGTCTATGTAGATGATCCTTGCACTTACTTTGCACCTCATATGCTGGACAGAAACACTTTTGACCCAGTGGACGAACAGCTGGCTTCTAAAATGCATAAAGCCATTGCTATTATACAGCATAAGGTTGAAGGACAGAGAATCATGTCTCATCCGGAATATAAGATGGATCACAGACTGATTTTAGATAAAATTGATTCCCAAAAAGGAACCATCAGGATAAAGGATATGGAGTGGGAACTCAGAGACACCAATTTTCCTACAATTGATCCTACTGATCCTTATAAGCTTACAGAAGAAGAAAATCTTCTGATGAATACCCTGGAGGCTTCATTCCTGGAAAGTGAGAAACTGCAGGAGCATATTAAATTCCTTTACAGCCATGGAGCAATGTATAAATGCGTAAATGGCAACCTTCTTTATCATGGATGCATACCAATGACTGAAGAGGGAGAATTTGAGGATGTTACTTTGAACGGTTCAACCCACAAAGGTAAGGCGTTTATGGATTACCTGGATGATGAAGTGCGAAAAGCTTACTTTAATCCACTGGCATCAGATGAAACGGGCATATCTGGAGACATTATGTGGTATCTGTGGCTGGGAAGTAAATCCCCATTATTCGGAAAAGATCAGATGACTACGTTTGAACGTTCCTTTATAGCGGACAAAAAGTCTCATAAAGAATATACAGTACCTTATTATAAATTGGTTAATAATCGGGAAACCTGCGAAAAGATTTTAAAAGAATTCGGGTTAAATCCGGATACCTCCCATATTTTAAACGGCCATGTACCTGTTAAAATTAAGGATGGGGAAAGCCCTGTCCGAGGTGGAGGAAAGTTGTTTATAATCGATGGAGGAATATCAAAAGCATACCAGAAACAGACTGGTATTGCAGGATATACTTTTATTTTTAATTCGAGATTTATGGCCCTTGCCGAACACAAGCCGTATAGTCCAATGAAAGAGGATGGCAGTCAGGAATTCCATGCGCCGACTATTAAAATCGTTGAGAATATGCCGGTCAGATTAACTGTTAAAACATCAGATATAGGAGAAGACTTACAGCTACAGGTCGAAGACCTGAAAAACCTTGTAAGAGCCTACAGATCTGGCTTAATAAAAGAAAGTAAATAA
- a CDS encoding DNA topoisomerase 3: protein MKLVIAEKPSVAAEIAKVMGADKRGNGFFKGNEYVVSWCVGHLIETVMPEAYDEKYQKWRIMDLPIIPNTWKYQVSAGVQAQFDVVKTLMESDDIDEIVCATDAGREGELIFRLVYNQTGCNKNFKRLWISSMETKAIKDGFAKLKDGKEYDRLYQAALCRLQADWLVGINFSRLFACMANAQINIGRVQTPTVNLIVERQRTIDNFDSKPFFILTAACSHDGTNFTATKRVENKEESDKIVEKCTGKSAEVVSMTQAPVKENPPALYDLTTLQREANKMLGLSAQQTLDATQNLYEKKLVTYPRTDSRYLTGDMADSTTRILESILKAPYIDSRTPELYNLDAVNTERLINDKKVTDHHAIIPTIEAWKASDKLPKNEFHILLLIIYKLLTAAYVPHEYIKTELFLNIEGEEFKATGRQISENGFKEIAAHLSELVKSSQKADAEENGKGKGKKSKKKQTEEKEEEIIPALTEGEIIQNVEVTSKEKSTQPPKPYTEDTLLSAMENAMKTLEDEELKKEVAGAGLGTPATRAGIIERIIKTGFVERKGKNLLPTEKAFEVVDIVPEKVKSAVLTAEWEQKLEQIYKGEFASDEFIEGIVTFVGEMVKSYTEDCVYDEKGREIIGKCPRCGKNIYEGKKNYYCEGGMECGFTIWKEDRFFVSKKKPLTKPMVKAFLEKGRIKAVNLYSEKKDTTYSAYIFMEDTGQYVNFKLYFPKNINF, encoded by the coding sequence ATGAAATTAGTAATAGCAGAAAAACCCAGTGTTGCTGCAGAAATCGCAAAGGTGATGGGTGCAGATAAACGGGGCAATGGATTTTTTAAAGGAAATGAATATGTGGTGTCCTGGTGTGTGGGACATTTGATTGAGACCGTTATGCCAGAAGCTTATGACGAGAAATATCAGAAGTGGCGCATTATGGATCTGCCTATTATACCAAACACCTGGAAATATCAAGTGTCTGCAGGAGTGCAGGCACAATTTGACGTGGTTAAAACCCTCATGGAGAGTGATGATATAGATGAAATCGTCTGTGCGACGGATGCTGGACGAGAAGGGGAACTAATATTCCGGCTGGTATATAATCAGACAGGATGCAATAAAAATTTTAAACGGTTATGGATCAGTTCAATGGAAACCAAAGCCATAAAAGATGGATTTGCTAAATTAAAAGACGGTAAGGAGTATGATCGGCTGTATCAGGCAGCCTTATGCAGACTGCAGGCTGACTGGCTGGTAGGAATTAACTTCTCCAGACTGTTTGCATGCATGGCCAATGCACAGATTAATATCGGACGGGTGCAGACTCCTACTGTAAATTTAATCGTAGAACGGCAGAGAACCATAGATAATTTCGATTCAAAACCCTTTTTTATTCTTACTGCCGCCTGTAGTCATGATGGTACGAATTTTACGGCAACCAAAAGGGTGGAAAACAAAGAAGAAAGTGATAAAATTGTTGAAAAATGTACTGGAAAGTCCGCTGAAGTAGTATCCATGACCCAGGCTCCAGTTAAAGAAAACCCACCGGCATTATACGATCTGACAACATTGCAAAGAGAAGCAAACAAAATGTTAGGGCTGTCAGCACAGCAGACTCTGGATGCCACTCAGAATCTTTATGAAAAGAAGCTGGTTACTTATCCAAGAACGGATAGCAGATACCTGACAGGGGATATGGCAGACAGCACCACCAGGATACTGGAAAGCATTCTGAAGGCACCTTATATAGACAGTAGGACCCCAGAGCTTTATAACCTTGATGCCGTCAACACAGAGCGTCTTATAAATGACAAGAAAGTAACAGACCACCATGCCATTATTCCCACTATAGAAGCATGGAAGGCATCAGATAAACTGCCTAAGAATGAATTTCATATATTGCTTTTAATCATATATAAATTGCTGACTGCTGCTTATGTGCCTCATGAGTATATTAAAACAGAGCTGTTTTTAAATATTGAAGGGGAAGAATTTAAGGCTACTGGAAGACAAATCTCTGAAAATGGTTTTAAAGAAATAGCCGCTCATTTATCTGAACTTGTTAAATCCAGTCAGAAAGCAGATGCAGAAGAAAATGGCAAGGGAAAAGGAAAAAAGTCAAAGAAGAAGCAGACCGAGGAAAAAGAAGAAGAAATAATCCCAGCACTGACAGAAGGAGAAATTATCCAAAATGTAGAAGTAACTTCAAAAGAAAAGAGTACCCAGCCTCCTAAGCCTTATACAGAGGACACTTTGCTTTCTGCTATGGAAAACGCCATGAAAACCCTTGAGGATGAAGAGTTAAAGAAAGAAGTAGCAGGAGCGGGATTAGGAACACCGGCTACACGTGCAGGAATCATAGAGAGGATTATTAAGACCGGATTTGTGGAACGAAAGGGGAAAAACCTCCTTCCTACAGAGAAAGCCTTTGAGGTTGTGGACATAGTTCCAGAAAAAGTAAAAAGTGCAGTTCTCACAGCAGAGTGGGAGCAGAAGCTGGAACAGATTTATAAAGGGGAGTTTGCCAGCGATGAATTCATAGAAGGCATTGTGACTTTTGTTGGTGAAATGGTGAAAAGCTATACGGAAGATTGTGTCTATGACGAAAAAGGAAGAGAAATCATAGGGAAATGCCCACGATGTGGAAAAAATATTTATGAAGGAAAAAAGAATTATTATTGTGAAGGCGGAATGGAGTGTGGGTTTACAATCTGGAAAGAGGATAGGTTTTTTGTAAGCAAAAAAAAGCCCCTGACCAAACCCATGGTAAAAGCATTTTTAGAAAAAGGCAGGATAAAAGCAGTAAACCTTTATTCAGAAAAAAAAGATACCACCTATTCAGCCTATATTTTTATGGAAGATACAGGACAGTATGTAAACTTTAAGTTATACTTTCCCAAGAACATAAATTTCTAA
- a CDS encoding oxaloacetate decarboxylase subunit alpha, protein MTKVKITETVLRDGQQSLMATRMKTDEMIPILEVMDSIGYNAIEMWGGATYDACIRFLDEDPWVRLRKIRKRVNNTKLQMLLRGQNLLGYRHYADDLVDEFVDRAIDNGIDIIRVFDALNDTRNLQRSIEACNKFGGHAQGAISYTKSPAHDNNVFINLAKEMEQMGAKSICIKDMAGLLDPYNAYELITEIKKVISVPLELHTHSTSGLGSLTYLKAVEAGVDIIDTAISPFAEGTSQPSTESMVVAFKGTPYDTGLDLRQLNKIAEHFKPVREKYIAEGLINTKLMGVDVNTLVYQVPGGMLSNLLSQLKESNSEDRFDEVLKEVPKVRADLGFPPLVTPTSQIIGTQAVLNVLTGERYKMVPNEVKMIVKGMYGKTTVPISDQVKKQIIGDDEQITCRPADLLEPELDNVKKECARYLEQEEDILTQAMFPKNAEDFFQKRAGRIYGMDWDLVDEEAMAYPV, encoded by the coding sequence ATGACGAAAGTCAAAATTACAGAAACAGTTCTCAGAGATGGCCAGCAGTCACTTATGGCGACCAGAATGAAGACTGATGAAATGATACCTATTCTGGAAGTGATGGATTCTATTGGATATAATGCCATAGAAATGTGGGGCGGTGCTACTTATGATGCCTGCATCCGGTTCCTGGATGAAGATCCATGGGTAAGACTGAGAAAGATAAGGAAGAGAGTAAATAACACGAAGCTGCAGATGCTTCTAAGAGGGCAAAACCTGTTGGGTTACAGACATTATGCAGATGACCTTGTAGATGAATTTGTAGACAGAGCTATCGATAATGGTATAGATATAATCCGGGTGTTTGATGCATTAAATGATACGAGAAATTTACAAAGGTCTATAGAAGCCTGCAATAAGTTCGGTGGACACGCGCAGGGAGCAATTTCGTACACCAAGAGTCCAGCTCATGACAATAATGTTTTTATTAATTTGGCAAAAGAAATGGAACAAATGGGAGCAAAATCTATCTGTATTAAAGATATGGCAGGACTTCTGGACCCTTATAATGCATATGAACTGATTACAGAAATAAAGAAAGTGATTTCTGTTCCTTTAGAACTTCATACCCATTCAACCAGTGGACTGGGCAGTTTAACTTATCTAAAGGCGGTAGAAGCCGGAGTAGATATTATAGACACAGCTATATCTCCATTTGCAGAAGGGACTTCACAGCCGTCTACAGAGTCTATGGTCGTTGCATTTAAAGGAACGCCCTACGATACAGGACTGGATTTGCGCCAGCTGAACAAAATCGCGGAACATTTTAAACCAGTCCGTGAAAAGTATATTGCGGAAGGTCTTATCAATACCAAGTTAATGGGTGTGGATGTGAATACACTGGTATATCAGGTACCAGGCGGTATGTTGTCAAACCTGCTGTCACAATTAAAGGAGTCTAATTCAGAGGATCGTTTTGATGAGGTCCTCAAAGAAGTGCCAAAAGTAAGGGCAGATTTGGGATTTCCACCATTGGTAACCCCGACCAGCCAGATTATAGGGACTCAGGCTGTTCTCAATGTTTTAACTGGTGAACGTTATAAAATGGTTCCCAATGAGGTTAAAATGATTGTGAAAGGTATGTATGGAAAAACCACTGTTCCAATAAGTGACCAGGTAAAAAAGCAAATTATTGGAGATGATGAGCAGATTACCTGCAGACCTGCAGACTTGCTAGAACCAGAGCTGGATAATGTTAAAAAGGAATGTGCAAGATATCTGGAGCAGGAAGAGGATATCCTTACACAGGCAATGTTTCCAAAGAATGCAGAAGATTTCTTTCAGAAAAGAGCAGGAAGAATATATGGCATGGACTGGGATCTTGTAGATGAAGAGGCAATGGCATATCCAGTATAA